One genomic window of Glycine soja cultivar W05 chromosome 9, ASM419377v2, whole genome shotgun sequence includes the following:
- the LOC114367505 gene encoding cellulose synthase A catalytic subunit 4 [UDP-forming]-like, with product MASNSMAGLITGSNSHFSRDSDEHQTPPTRQASSKTTCRVCGDEIGYKENGELFVACHVCGFPVCRPCYEYERSEGNQSCPQCNTRYKRHKGCPRVAGDEEDNFDADDFDDEFPVKNHREDLDRNHDVNHVENGDYNPEKLHPNGQAFSSAGSVAGKDFEGDKEFYSNAEWQERVEKWKVRQEKRGLLNKEDGKEDQGEEDDYLLAEARQPLWRKVPISSSLINPYRIVIVMRLVILCFFFRFRILTPANDAYPLWLISVICEIWFALSWILDQFPKWFPITRETYLDRLSLRFEREGETNELAPVDFFVSTVDPLKEPPIITANTVLSILSVDYPVDKVSCYVSDDGASMLLFDSLAETAEFARRWVPFCKKYNIEPRAPEFYFSQKIDYLKDKVQPTFVKERRAMKREYEEFKVKINSLVAKAQKKPEEGWVMQDGTPWPGNNTRDHPGMIQVYLGSAGALDVEGKELPKLVYISREKRPGYPHHKKAGAMNALVRVSAVLTNAPFMLNLDCDHYVNNSKAVREAMCFLMDPNLGKKLCYVQFPQRFDGIDRHDRYANRNTVFFDINMKGLDGIQGPVYVGTGTVFNRQALYGYDPPVSEKRPKMTCDCWPSWCCCCCGGSRKSKSKKKSGKGLFSVFSKNKNKKKMMGKDYVRKGSGSMFDLEEIEEGLEGYEDLEKSSLMSQKSFEKRFGQSPVFIASTLMENGGLPEGTNSQSLVKEAIHVISCGYEEKTEWGKEIGWIYGSVTEDILTGFKMHCRGWKSVYCMPKRPAFKGSAPINLSDRLHQVLRWALGSVEIFLSRHCPLWYGYGGKLKYLQRMAYTNTIVYPWTSIPLLAYCTIPAVCLLTGKFIIPTLNNLASIWFMALFISIILTSVLELRWSGVTIEALWRNEQFWVIGGVSAHLFAVFQGLLKVLGGVDTNFTVTAKAAEDTEFGELYLFKWTTLLIPPTTLIILNIVGVVAGVSDAINNGYGSWGPLFGKLFFAFWVIVHLYPFLKGLMGKQNRTPTIVVLWSILLASIFSLIWVRIDPFLPKQTGPVLKQCGVEC from the exons ATGGCCTCAAACTCCATGGCTGGCTTGATCACCGGTTCGAATTCTCACTTCTCGCGTGACTCCGATGAG CATCAGACTCCTCCTACCCGACAGGCTTCATCGAAAACTACTTGTCGAGTTTGTGGCGATGAGATTGGATACAAGGAAAATGGGGAGCTGTTTGTGGCTTGTCATGTGTGTGGATTTCCTGTTTGTCGACCGTGTTATGAGTATGAGAGGAGTGAAGGGAACCAGAGCTGTCCTCAATGCAACACTCGCTATAAGCGCCACAAAG GTTGTCCTAGAGTAGCTGGAGATGAAGAGGACAACTTTGATGcagatgattttgatgatgagtTTCCGGTTAAGAATCATCGTGAAGATCTAGATCGGAACCATGATGTTAATCATGTG GAAAATGGGGACTACAATCCAGAGAAGTTGCATCCCAATGGTCAAGCATTCTCTTCAGCTGGGAGCG TTGCTGGCAAGGATTTCGAAGGGGACAAAGAATTCTACAGCAATGCAGAATGGCAAGAAAGAGTAGAGAAATGGAAAGTCAGGCAAGAAAAGAGAGGTCTTCTAAACAAAGAAGACGGAAAAGAAGATCAAGGTGAAGAAGATGATTACCT TTTGGCTGAAGCTAGACAACCATTGTGGCGCAAGGTTCCGATATCTTCAAGCTTAATCAATCCATATCGCATAGTGATCGTGATGAGGCTGGTCatcctttgtttcttcttccgaTTCCGTATCTTAACTCCAGCAAATGATGCATATCCCTTGTGGTTAATCTCTGTGATATGTGAGATATGGTTTGCACTGTCATGGATTCTTGATCAGTTCCCCAAGTGGTTCCCCATCACACGTGAAACTTACTTGGACCGTTTGTCCTTGAGGTTTGAGCGCGAAGGGGAGACAAACGAACTAGCTCCAGTTGATTTCTTTGTGAGTACAGTGGACCCTTTGAAGGAACCTCCCATTATAACAGCCAACACTGTCCTTTCAATCCTCTCTGTGGACTATCCTGTTGACAAAGTCAGCTGCTATGTCTCAGATGATGGTGCATCTATGCTTCTGTTTGATTCCTTGGCAGAAACTGCTGAATTTGCAAGAAGATGGGTTCCCTTTTGCAAGAAGTATAACATTGAGCCAAGGGCTCCTGAGTTTTACTTTTCTCAGAAAATTGATTACTTGAAGGATAAGGTGCAGCCTACATTTGTGAAGGAAAGAAGGGCCATGAAG AGAGAATATGAAGAATTTAAGGTGAAAATTAATTCTTTAGTGGCAAAGGCTCAGAAGAAACCCGAGGAGGGGTGGGTGATGCAGGATGGAACTCCATGGCCAGGGAACAACACTCGCGATCATCCAGGAATGATTCAG GTATATTTAGGAAGTGCCGGTGCGCTAGACGTGGAAGGCAAGGAACTTCCTAAACTTGTGTATATTTCACGTGAAAAACGTCCCGGCTATCCACACCACAAGAAAGCAGGTGCCATGAATGCTTTG gtTCGAGTTTCTGCTGTTCTTACAAATGCACCATTCATGTTGAATCTGGATTGTGATCACTACGTCAATAATAGCAAGGCAGTCAGAGAGGCCATGTGCTTTTTAATGGACCCCAACCTTGGGAAGAAGCTGTGCTATGTCCAATTTCCACAAAGATTTGATGGTATTGATCGCCACGATAGATATGCTAACCGAAACACGGTGTTCTTTGAT ATCAATATGAAAGGGCTTGATGGGATTCAAGGTCCAGTATATGTTGGTACTGGAACTGTGTTCAACAGGCAGGCATTGTATGGCTACGATCCACCAGTATCTGAGAAAAGGCCAAAGATGACATGTGACTGCTGGCCATCATGGTGTTGCTGTTGCTGTGGTGGTTCAAGGAAGTCCAAGTCAAAAAAGAAATCAGGAAAAGGTCTCTTCAGTGTGTTCtccaagaacaagaacaagaagaaaatgatggggAAAGACTATGTTAGAAAAGGGTCAGGGTCCATGTTTGATCTTGAAGAGATTGAAGAAGGGCTTGAAGGGTATGAggatctagagaaatcatcccTCATGTCCCAGAAAAGTTTTGAGAAGCGATTCGGGCAGTCACCAGTGTTCATTGCTTccaccttgatggaaaatggaGGACTTCCTGAAGGCACAAATAGCCAATCATTGGTTAAGGAGGCCATCCATGTTATAAGCTGTGGCTATGAAGAGAAGACTGAATGGGGCAAAGAG ATTGGGTGGATTTACGGCTCGGTCACAGAAGATATTTTGACTGGATTCAAGATGCACTGCAGAGGGTGGAAATCAGTATATTGCATGCCAAAGCGACCAGCATTCAAGGGATCTGCCCCAATAAATCTATCAGATAGATTGCACCAAGTTCTGAGGTGGGCTCTTGGCTCTGTTGAAATTTTTCTTAGTCGTCATTGCCCGTTGTGGTATGGCTATGGAGGAAAACTTAAGTACCTACAGAGGATGGCTTACACCAACACCATTGTTTATCCATGGACTTCCATCCCTCTGCTTGCATACTGCACAATTCCAGCTGTGTGTCTCCTGACTGGAAAGTTCATCATCCCCACA CTGAACAACCTTGCTAGCATTTGGTTTATGGCTCTATTTATCTCCATCATTTTAACTAGCGTGCTGGAGCTTCGATGGAGTGGTGTTACCATCGAAGCCCTTTGGCGTAACGAGCAATTTTGGGTCATTGGAGGTGTTTCTGCTCACCTTTTCGCCGTGTTCCAAGGCCTCCTCAAAGTTCTTGGTGGAGTAGACACCAACTTCACTGTGACAGCAAAAGCAGCAGAGGACACTGAATTCGGAGAGCTCTATCTCTTCAAGTGGACCACTCTTCTCATCCCTCCAACTACTCTCATAATCTTGAACATCGTTGGAGTCGTGGCCGGAGTCTCTGATGCCATCAACAATGGATATGGTTCATGGGGACCTTTGTTTGGGAAGCTGTTCTTTGCCTTCTGGGTCATTGTTCACTTGTACCCTTTCCTCAAAGGTCTCATGGGAAAGCAAAACAGGACTCCTACCATTGTAGTGTTGTGGTCAATCCTTCTAGCATCTATTTTCTCATTGATTTGGGTCAGGATTGATCCCTTCTTGCCCAAGCAAACTGGTCCAGTGCTCAAACAATGTGGGGTGGAATGCTAA
- the LOC114367506 gene encoding choline-phosphate cytidylyltransferase 1-like yields the protein MEEQEECQVGETKETPTPPVRVYADGIYDLFHFGHARSLEQAKKLFPNTYLLVGCCNDEITHKYKGKTVMTEKERYESLRHCRWVDEVIPDAPWVITQEFLDKHQIDYVAHDSLPYADASGAGKDVYEYVKSVGKFKETKRTDGISTSDIIMRIIKDYNQYVMRNLDRGYTRKELGVSYVKEKRLRMNMGLKKLQERVKKQQEEVGKKIQTVGKIAGMHPNEWVENADRLVAGFLEMFEEGCHKMGTAIRDRIQERLRAQQLKSLLYDEWDDDNEFYDDDEYYTD from the exons ATGGAAGAACAAGAAGAGTGCCAAGTTGGGGAAACCAAGGAAACTCCAACTCCTCCTGTTCGAGTCTATGCTGATGGGATTTATGATCTCTTTCACTTCGGCCATGCCCGTTCTCTCGAGCAAGCCAAAAAACT GTTTCCGAACACTTATCTTCTTGTTGGATGCTGCAATGATGAGATCACCCATAAGTATAAGGGCAAAACTGTCATGACTGAGAAGGAACGCTATGAGTCTCTTCGCCACTGcag GTGGGTTGATGAAGTCATTCCAGATGCGCCATGGGTAATCACTCAGGAGTTCCTTGACAAGCATCAAATTGACTATGTGGCACATGATAGTCTTCC TTATGCTGATGCAAGTGGAGCTGGAAAGGATGTGTATGAATAT GTTAAGTCTGTTGGAAAATTTAAGGAAACAAAGCGGACTGATGGAATTTCTACTTCTGATATCATAATGAGAATTATCAAAGATTATAATCAATATGTAATGCGTAATTTGGACCGTGGTTATACAAGAAAGGAGCTAGGTGTTAGCTATGTCAAG GAGAAGAGGTTGAGAATGAACATGGGACTTAAAAAATTGCAGGAGAGAGTGAAGAAACAACAAGAGGAAGTAGGAAAGAAG ATTCAAACGGTGGGAAAAATCGCTGGAATGCACCCTAATGAATGGGTTGAAAACGCTGATCGGTTGGTTGCTGGATTTCTTGAGATGTTTGAAGAAGGTTGCCACAAAATG GGAACAGCAATCAGGGACAGAATACAGGAACGATTAAGGGCACAGCAGCTGAAATCTCTTCTTTATGATGAGTGGGATGATGATAATGAATtctatgatgatgatgaatacTACACAGACTAA